The window TTCGTGATATTCTTGGGCACGTCTCTATCCAAACCACTGAAATCTATGCCAGGGCCGATTCCAAACAAAAACGCGAAGCCATCGAAAAAGTATATGTTAATGTCAGTCCGAATGAAAAACCCCGATGGACACAGGACGACAATCTGTTAACCTGGCTTAAAAAGTTCTAACGATGTTGTAGAAAGTGTAAGTGATGAGGGTATTAATGAAGGGGTGCTTTAGTACAGCATCCCTTCATTCCTTAATAATGTGAACACCCTTTTGGAAAGCACGATTATGCGTAACGATAATAGCAGGCACAGGAGTTCCAACAACTGCAAAATTCCTATTTTGATGAGAGAACAGGAAATTGTTATTTAAGCAATTGCTTAAATGCTTATATTTGCTGCCATGGATAGTTGCACACGAATATTTGCGGACAGCGGGCAGATCAAAAACTGCCGGGAGACCGTGAAAACACATCAGCAGGCTTTTACTGATCTTGCACAGGTCGTGGCCTTAGCAGGTAATGAAGTCCGTTTAAAGATATTATTCCTTTTGGCACAGGAGCAGGAACTGTGTCCCTGCGATTTAAGTGATATCCTTACCATGACGATTCCGGCCGTATCGCAGCACCTGCGTAAACTAAAGGATGGCGGCGTGATCTGTTCGCGCAAATCCGGGCAAACTGTTTTTTATTCGGTTAACCCTGTTCAAATTACGTTGTTGCAACCATTCTTCCAGATCATACAGGAACCATTAAGCGAAGCAAAAGCATGAAAGAAGCAACTCAAAAAGGCTGGATTGGTGGAATAATTGCCGCAATAGCCGCCTCCCTTTGCTGTATCGCACCCTTGCTGGCCATCTTTGGCGGATTAAGCGGCGCCGCTACTTATTTCAATTGGATAGCGCCTTACCGGCCTTACCTGATCGGTATCACGGTACTGGTATTTGCATTTGCCTGGTACCAGCAATTGGTAGTTACGCCGAAAAAAGAAAAAGATTGCTGTACACCTACAAGCCGTTCCATTTGGCAATCCAAAAAGTTCCTGCTGATCGTGACTGTGTTTGCAGCTGTACTGACCGCCTTTCCTTATTATTCTGCGCTATTCTACAAGGCTCCTCCAAAAACAACTGCTGTTGCTTTGCAAAGCAACTTTAAGTCGATCAGGCTGAATATAAAAGGCATGGGCTGTGCGGATTGCACCAAACATATTGACGGCTCGCTGATGAGCCTTAACGGTGTAACTTCCTCCAACACCTCATTTGAAAAGGCACAAACCATCGTTCAATACGATCCTGATAAAACCAATGCGGACAGCATCGATCATAAGATCAAAGAAATAGGCTATCAGCCAACCCTTATTAAACAAAACTAACATGGCTGCGACCATCCAACTTAATTCAGTAATTACCTGTCCTAACTGTGGCTTTCAGAAAGAGGAAGAAATGCCTACCAATGCCTGCCAGTACTTTTATGAATGTGAGGCCTGCAAAACGACCCTAAAGCCGCTGGCTGGTGATTGCTGTGTTTTTTGCAGTTACGGTACGGTGAAATGTCCGCCGATACAGCAAGGGAGTTCCTGCTGCGGATAAGCTATTTGACGATCTCGTAAAAAGTGATCAGGTTGCCATGCAGGTCAAGCGTAGGGAAATCCCGGTGCCCCCATGATTGGTCTTCGACTACCGTTTCGGCATTATAGATCACGCCTGTTGCTTTCATTTCCTTATAAAGCTCATCTATCCCGGTCACCTGTATTCGACAACTGGCGGTTCCCGCTAAGAAACTTTCCGCACCACAACTGATTGGCCGGAAAACGAGCCAGAACTTGTAGCGCCAGGATTGGTCACAAGCTGCCCAAAGGTGGATATCAACGCTATTCCGAACTAAGATGGCAAAGCCGTCCTCCTGATAACGCGCTTTAAAACCCATTTTACTTTCATAAAATGCTACTGCCTTGGCAATGTTTACGACAGGTAAAGCCGGAATGCTTTGTTTGAAGTCTATCATGGTTTATTAAGCCGTTAATGTCTTGATGTATGCGAGCGTGTCCGCATCCAAAACTGCCTTATCTGCCCCGGCATTCAAAAGCAAGTGAATACAGGCTATTTGATTATGCTGGTTACCGCTATCGCCGGAAGTTAAAGTATGCACTGCCCAGCCTATTGGTGTAGAATTGAAAGTGGTATCCTGTTGGTTGATGTTTGCGCCTTTAGCGATTAAAGCAGCGACCAACTGATCACGGCCGCAGAAAGCAGCCCAATGCAGCGCGGTAGCTCCATCTTGGTCTGCATAAACGATATCAGCTCCCTGTTCAATATAGAATATTCCCAGCTTTTCAGCGTGAAGACTGGCGGCCGCTATGAGTGGTGTGTTTTGGTCGCCGGACGATTTGTAACCATTAATATCTGCCCCAAACTCCAACAACACTTTTGCGATCTCAATTGCTTTTTCATCAGTGATTGCGCCGGCAAATACTACGTCGCATATCCGATGAAGGGGATGCCCTTTCATCTCCGGCTGAGCGTCGCTACATGGAACGCCGGTATTGGCAATACTTGGATCAGCCTCAAGTACAGCCCTTAGCTGCTGAAGATCTCCTTGGGTAACTAACTTGAATAACTGGCTTGCCAACATCGTCGCATTGTTTATCTCAAAGCTAAAAAATATTACTTATTGAATTGAGTAGCAATAAATGCGAATGGTTGAAATACTAAAAATTTATGTAAAGCGAAATCACACGAGTACGCTTTGAAAAGTGATTTAAACCCCATTTCATTACATAACGTGAGGCTTTACATAACCGGTATTATGTAAAACTTCACATAACACCGGTTCATCCGGCCGGGTGACCGGCGAGCATTTACACTTCAGCGTCAGCTATAGACAGGTTCCTGTCAACCCGCTGCATTTTCTGCGGGGCTTAATGAATAATCAATTAACAAATTAAATAAGGAAAAACCATGAGTACACCTTTTAAACCCCTGTCCGAACAGATCACAGGAAAAATGATCGCGGACCTGAAAGCCGGAACTTCTATCTTTCAACGGCCAAACAACAGTTTAAACTCGGCATTGCCGTTCAACATCGAAAGCGGCCACCGTTATGCCGGGCCGTCGGCGCTGATCCTTTTAATGCAGAAGCGGGACGACCCGCGCTGGGGCACCTCTAACCAGGCTAACCGTAACCATACGGCGGTAGTTAAAGGCGCGACCGGCACACTAATCCAGTTTATGTCCAATTATGAATACCAGAAAATGGTGGACGGTGAAGGCCAACCTGTTTTAAAAGAGAACGGCAAGCAGCGCACCGAGCGCATCAAGCTGGATGAACCTAAACAGGTCGATGCCTGGCTGTTCAACGGCGAGCAGATGCGCAATATTCAAAAATGGGAAAAGGAACCTAACATCCTTTCACCCGCTGAAAGGGCGCAGGTTATCCTGGATAACAGCAAAGCCGTCATCGAAAATGGCGGCGAGGATATGTTCTATGACCGCCAGTTAGATGCGATCATTATCCCGGAAATGGAGCAGTTTGCCAGCCCGGAACAATATTATGCCGAAGCGCTGCACCAGTTGGCGCACTGGACGGCTACCGAAGACAGGCTGAATCGCCCGCTGGTAGGCGAGGCCGGTGAGTTTGTCATGATCCGCGAGGAATTGCGGACGAACCTGGCCTCTTTGTTATTAAGCAAAGAACTGAACCTGCCCTACGACCTCAATTACCACGAGGGCTTTGTCAATGCCTGGGCACAAGTCCTGAAGGAAGAGCCTTCCGAATTATTCAAAGCGGCCTCAGATGCGCAAAAGATCGTGGATCATATATTAGGCTTTGAGCAGCAGATCGAGGAAAAACAGGAAGCTGAACAAACACAGCAGTCGGCGAATGCGAATGAGATCGGCACAGCAGCGGAAACGCAAATCGATACGCCAAAGATCGATCCCACCAAACTAACCGAAGGCGAGGTCATCCCTCATAATGGCACCGAGTTTAAAGTGATTAAGGCCCAGAAGAATAACATTTACCAGATGCAGGATTTAGGCAGTGAGCGCAAGTTCAAAATGAGTTCCAAAGATGTACTGTTTAACGAGTTGCTGGATGCCCGGAATAACTCACAGGAAGTTGCTGCCAGCCGTAGTGTTTCCGCTGAAGAAGCTGCTTATCATGAAACCGAGGCCGTTGAACAATTCCTGGATGAACAATACCAGATAGAACGATAAAAGCGATGATCAAACAACAATTCAAAAGGGAGGAACTCCCGATGGAGGAACTTCAAAAATTAGGGCTGGCCGATTGGAATGTCTTGCACATCGATGATGACGACCTGGCGGCTTTGCTGAATGGTCGCCGGACGGATATGCTGCGTTTGGAAAATCTGGAACAGCAGGGTTTGCATATCCCGGCATTGGATGCGAAACTATCGCTTCGCCGCAATGAAAGCGGCGGTGTGGAACTTTTAGCTCATCCGATCTATAAATTTGCCGAAGGACCGGAATACCTAACCGATACCGAAATTGAAAGCCTGGAAAAAGGTGAAGCGGTGAATGTGGTCAAAACCATTAGTGACGGCGAAGGTGATAAACGCGAAGTACTGGTCGAATTTGATAAGGACACCAATGAGTTTATTACCGTCGATACCGGCAAGATTTTTCCACCGGATGAAATTAACGGCATCCCGCTGACACAGCAGCAAAAGAAAAATTACCGCAGAGGAAAAGAAGTCGAAACCGAAGACGGTACCACCATCCAGTTTTCAGCTAAAGACAAGCAGGCCATCCGTGCCGACCGTTTGGCCTTGATCGCTTCGGTGCTGATAGACGGCGGTGTTTCTTATGTATTGTTCAAAGGGCTGAATGCGCTGTTTAATAAGCCGCAGCATAAGGAACCCGGCAGGAACTTTCATAAAGCGATGGAGAAGCTTTCCGAAGCGGAAGCGAAACAGGCTGCCCCGACAGTTAAGCCGGGAAACGATACCGACGAGGAGATTTCCGAAACGATCAGCCGCTGATGCACCCTTACCTGACCCGTTTGGGCATAAGGCCGGAAGTACAGCGAATCTTCCGGCCTTTTTATACTTCAGATGCTTTGGGTAACCTGGTCTTTGCTTACGGCGCGGAAGCAGAACAATTTGGCTTTGCTTTTCATAAGGTGCCGGTAACAGACACGTTTTGGCTGGCAGGTAACCTGCAATTTTCACAAGTCCGCCTGGTTATCCTGTCCGCTTCGGCACTCGATGCGGTTTCCTGGCTGAATAAGAAGCTGCCCACCTTTCCGCAAACCGAAAACTTATTGTTTTTGGCTTTAGGGGCTGGTGTTAGCGATGCACAGGTTTTGTGGATCAGGGCGCATTTGGAAGGTAAAGCCTTTAGGCTGTTGTTTGGGCTGGATGTCCTGGGGCGGATGGCTGATGTGAAGCTGGCGGCTGCAATAAAGGGCTGGACTTTGTCGGTTTATTTGGGCGAAGGTGAACAGGTTGTAGTTAGTTTCCGGCAACATCATTTTTCTTTCAGCCAGGAACAATTCAGCCTTGCTGCTTTTGAGAAGGCGGCTGGTGTCCGGTTTGGCGTGGCAACCGATAAACCCAAAGTGTATAATACTTTTTTTGACGAGCTGAAGGCGGAAGCCGGGCTTTTGATCTGATTAATCTTTTAATTTTTATGGAAACTTTACCTATTGATGAGCCGCAGGTGATCACGATCCGTCCGGCGGCGGTTTTCGCCTTTGTGCATGTCATGGCGTTTATGCTGTGCAGCCTGGGCTTTTTGTTATTGGCCTGGCGCTTTTGGCCGGGGCTGGTGTGGATCAGTTTACTGTCGGCTGCATTCGGGCTTTACCGCTTTTGGTTTATCCGCCATATTTGTTATACCATCACGCCGGAGATCATCCGCATCAGGCGGGGGATCTTTTTTAAGCGCACCGACCAGGTTGAGTTATATCGTGTGAAAGATTACATTTTAACGCAGCCGTTTTTATTGCAGGTCTGCGGGCTGATGAACCTGACGCTGAAAAGTACCGACCCGGAAAACCCCATTGTTTGGCTGCGCGGAATTCCGGCCTCCGACCTCGTAGATACCCTGCGCGGATATGTGCAGCAGGCCCGGCTGAACAATAAAATTTACGAGATCAATTAAACTTTTTTGTTAAAATTCTTTCTAATAACTAATTAAATTAGTATCTTTAAGTATAAAACATGAGGGTATTTTTGCCAATTTGCTCGAGGTTGCTTAGTAAGGAAATCCGATCATTTTACTGTAATGAAATCGTTTGTTTATTTGGTTTTTACCTGTTTCATTTCTACCGGTGCTTTTATGGGTGCCTTATATTCCAAAACACCACTGCTATTGTATGCAGTCGGCTTTGGCATTTGGGCGCTGTTTATCTGGAGCGCCTTTCGCCGGACGAAAAAGAACGCAGAGCGCCGCGAAATGGAACGCAGCTTTCAGAACTACATGCGCTACCAGCAGCGACGTTCTTAGTATCAGGGGGCTATAATAATTACGCCCCCTTCCTCATTTTTCCTTCCGTTAATTTGTCCTTCCCATCATTACAGTGTTTATCAGGCCAGCAGGAACCGGATAAATTGATCTCCAAAATCCGTGGTCCACATCCGGGTAAACGGTTGGCTACCGCCAAACGTACCAAAACCCTTATCGATCAGTAAGCCTTTGGCATAAAGCGTTTGTTTATAATATAAGAATTCCGAGGCGCTGATCTGAAAGTACTCCGCTTTTCTGAACTCCTGCCGGTCCGTGATCTGCTGCCTGATCGTATCCGCCGCTTTTAATTCCCCATCCAGCTGCGGTTGAAGCGCCGCTATCGCCGTGTCATCTACCGGGTGACTTATCTTTAATTTATCGATCTTTTCCTGGGTCTGGCGTGACCTGGAATCCGCCTTCATGCACTCCACTTCCAGCCGCGCAAAATCAACTGAAAATCGCGCATGCTCCGACAATATCCTGATGGCCATCTCATCCAAAGCGCTGATCAGATCCAAATAAGTCTCTGCATTCTCCGCGCTCTTATGAGGCTCGTAAATATGCTGGATCAGCACATCTCGGTAACGTTCATGCTTTTGTTTTGATTTGGTCATTACCACCCGCCGCACTACCGACTCAAAAATATCGCTGAACTCTTCCGTTTTTAAACTCTCTGGGTCAATCTCCTGATGTTCCAGGAAGAATTCGGAAAGCAGTTCCGAAAACGTGTTAATCCGGTTTTGTTTTACCCGGCTTCGGTAATCAAAAAACACTTCGTTCAACGCGCCCCCGGCAAAAGGTACCGCGCTGAACAATGATCTTACCACCGTGATACCAGCCTCTTTTCCGTCAAATTTTGTCATGTGTTTATCGCCTGAATGATACAGTGCTACAAAGATACCCTTAACGAAAACGGTACCGTATATTCGGCACTGCAAATATTTAAATAACGGTTCGTAAACAGGATAACATTAGCCTGGAGGTGAAACGTGTGATGGCTGGCTATTAACGGGCGGCTTATACATCGGGCATGCCAGTACACTAATCAGTATCACCTTATATTTTCAAATAGTAGTATAATGCTTTGCCCTTCCTAATAAATATTTTCAATATTTATCCTTTGAATTTGATATTAAGTTGCTTATTTGCTTAGCTTTATATGCTAAACCTATCTCGTTTCAATTATGATTTTTAAATGGCAGGATAAGCCAATTGATTCTCCGGAAAAATTTAAGGAAGGCACAAAAAGCCATTTTTCCTTTGATGAATTATTTGATTATTTACTTTATACCGGCCAGATCGAAAAAGTGATGGCAATTGAAAGGGAAGAAAAATATCGGTTTTTCTCCGATCAGATCGCCTCACTTTACCGCAAACTTTTTTCCAAAGGCTATGGCCACAAAAGATTCCTTTCTGACACATTTTTGATGGTCAGAAACTACTTACAGCAGGAGCAGTTTGAATTTTTATGTTTCTTGTCGCCGGTTATCAGCAACCCCGAAACGGATGCTGACCAGGAAAAAACGAAGGACACCCAAGAGAACAAAACCAATCACCTCTATAGTAAAAACTGGCAAATCGATCCGACAGGGATAGTCGGTGATTTCAGTGATCCGCTGTCTGTCAATGACGTTTTTAAAGGTTATAATGACGATTCAATGGATATTTTTTTTGTGTTTGGCTGTCAGAATATCGCCATGCTCGATAATCGGGTTCATACAGCTGCGGTCGTGCTGGCTGACTTGTTAATGAACGGAACTGAAGAAAAATTCGCTAACAATGTGGTCATTTTATCAGGATGGAATAATAGCGCAAGTCCTAAAGGCAAGGTGCAGTTTGCGAATGAATCGCTGATGATGAAAAATCTGCTGCTGAGCAAAGTCAATTATTTTTTGGATGTGTATTCGAAACCAAAAAAAAACCTTCCTGAGACCTTTGCCACCGAACAGATAATAACCGAGATAGAATCGAGAAACACGGCTGCAAACATCACTGGATTATTCAATATCGTTGAAAACGACGTATTCCCTCATTTATCCCCGGAAGGTAGGCATATTAACCTGTACCTGATCAGTTCCAGCCCGCATTTGCTGGAAATCACTGAAAAATTGAGGGACTACCTCGAAAAGCTGCCCGGCTATGAAAAAAATAGCGGTGACTCAATTCGCACCCTGACAAAAAAATTACGCTGTGCCACAGCTGACCTGTACCTTATCGGCACAGATCATCCCCAGATCATTTTTACCGCCGAACAGGAGCACGAAGTAAAATTATTGATTAACAATACATTATTTAGAAATTTCAAATCGAGTCATATCCATGAAAAATATGCAACTAATAAACGGCGAACAGACATTACCCCTCGAAATGATAAATAAGATCGCGGCGTTGAATCTGTCTGCAATCGGAAAAAAGATCACAGCGGCAGGTAAAGCAGAAATAGCCATTGAAACGGCGGAACAGGAATACAAACGGTTTCTAACAATGGTAGCTGTTTTTCCAGGAGAGAGAATTGTTCCTAATATTCCGGCTGACTGGTTCTGGCACGAGCATATTCTGGATACCAGACGCTATATGGCAGACACGACTGGTATTTTTGGCAATTTCCTGCATCATCAGCCCGTATATGAGACATCAAACGAAATAAATCAAACAATAAAAGCAGCGGAAAAAAGGTCTGAAGAGCTTTATCGTTACCTGTTCAAAACTGAAATGCAGTTTGCCTTTGCAGATTGTTCAGACGGTAATGAGGGGTCGTGCTGGGCCGTTTCCGCAGAGGAGTAGTTATGATATTTTTTGCAAAAAGCAATTACCTTCTTGAAAAACACAAAGAGTTTTACGAGATCATACGACGTGCCGTAGCTGTTCTTAAAGAAAATCAGGTCTATATCAGAAGAGTAAATAAAGAACTTGACAGCGATGTCCCTTATCCGTCGTCTCCCAGCGATGTATTGAAAGTGATCGAAAACGGCTTAGAAGATGACGTGGAAAAGTTTAATCAGTTTTGCAAGGATATGCGGTTTGAATTTGCCGAGCAGGGAAATCCTGTACAACAACTTGAAAGATATCTTTTAACTCTGAAACTTTTTCAGGGATTCGAAGGTAAGATCAACTTTGAACCGCTCTTAAACATATTTAATTACAGTAAGGAAGTCTATGACGATAAGATGAGTAGGTTCTCATTACTGCCTGATTTTGACAAAAAGTTCATTCCTGACTTTATGGCTTCCTCTTTCGCTTTGCTATGGTTCAATCGCTGTATCCATAATAATATCAGGCGACCTTTAGAGCAATATCTTACCAGCCTGATGTCAAATCTGAATTATCAGCAATTTAGTTCCGGTGCCCAGCTAAAAGATCTGGTGGATAGATTTTTCCCGGACAACAAGGCATTGATTTATGTTTTAGGGGCGTGTCCGGAGAACTTCAAATCTAAAAAAGCTCGAAATATCGCTGATGATGAATATTACCAGATCCTGGTTCAGCGTCTCAATACAGCAAATAAAGTTAGCACCTTTTGTGGAAACTTTATGGAAATAGAACCTAAACAGGAGGGGTTTTTCGTTCACGCTGATCACTATCGGCAGATAAATGTTGTTTTGCAAGATCATCCTAATGAGAGCGTTTACCTTAATTCAGATAAGGACGCGGCAATTGCAGTCGAAAGAAATATTACCCGAGATAACATTGGGAAAGTAATGACCAATTTTTATGATGAATTGCTCCAGGAAGAACAGAAATTGGAAAGTATAGCAGCATATGATTTGATCATTGTGACCTCCACCTTTCATATTTTTAAAACGGCTCTGGAAGTGGAACGTTATTTTTTTAGAAACAACATCACCGCTAAGCAGCCAAAAAATGTCGTTATAATTGGGGATGAATCATTTTATGATCTGATGAGCCACTGCGACGACAAGATCAATAAAAAAAGGAGTGACCGGGACAAAGAAGAATACAAAGAGCCTGTTCCCGATGATGATTTGCCACTAATACGTAAGAAAAAGGTAAAAAATTTCATGTTCGAGATCTTTCAGCATGCGCTCGATAAAAATTCAAATAAGACATGAGCACCCGGATAATTATTAATCAGCCAGATGAAAGCAAACGGCTTAATGCTGGCGACGTTAAATTCCTGATCATCCATTATACAGCTGGGGATTACCAGCGTGCAAAGTATATCTTTGAACATCCACTGGAATTCGACCAGGTATCCGTTCAATTCGTGCTGGACCTTGATGGAACAATAGACGAATTGATACCAACATCATCAGGTATCACTTACCAGGCTAATCATTGTGGGGCGAGTTACTGGATGCAGGAGGATGAAATTCTCAGCGGATTTAACAAATTTAGCATAGGTGTAGAAATCATTAACCCAAACGGAAATTTGCTCGATTATACCGAGCAGCAGTACCAATCGCTTCTCGGACTTATCAAGCGATTGCAGGAATATTACCCCAATCTGAGATCGGCCTCATCGATTCTTGGGCATGAGCAAATCGCCGGTTTTCGGGGAAAAGTGGATCCCGGTGTGAAATTTAACTGGTCAAGGGTCTTTTCTGAATGCTACGGCCTTGAGTCATTCGAGCGCCGGGGCGTTGTTTGCGTTCCGCCTGCGTTGATCGCCATATTTGAATCTTGTCTGGACCTGGAGCCGCTGGCAACCAATAGAGATGCGAATGTCAATTTCTGGCGTTTGATCAGTGCGACAATGGAGATGTCCATGTCGCTCCTTGCAAACGGCCAATCACTGCCCATGGTCGAACATGCTTGTCGCCGTAAAATCGCTGAATTAACTCCGAAATAAAATGGAAAATAAAAAATTCGCTACAGCTAAACTTTCTGTGATCCCTGTACGGGTAATGCCGTCGGACACATCCGAATTGGATACCTGTTTATTGTTCGGCGAACAGGTGGAAATTCTTGAAGAAAAGGGTAATTGGATAAAGGTCAGCGGCCTGTTTGATCATTATGGCGGCTGGGTAGATAGCAAGCAGTTATCATTCGTCGGCGATCCTCCTGCTGTAGAAAAACCTGTAATTGCAGAAAGTTTATTTGCTTGGGCTGAATCTAAGGAAAGACGCATTTTGGTACCTCGGGGCGCTGTACTTCCAAACTTTCATGATGGATACTTATCGCTTGATGGCTATAATTTTAAGTATGATGGTAAGGTCTATCAGGAATATGACGGCGCTTGCGCCGACCGGGCAATTACACTGGCAAAAGATTATCTCGGGGTTCCATATCTATGGGGCGGTCGGTCCCCATTTGGCATTGACTGTTCAGGCTTTATGCAGGTTGTTTTCATGCTTTGCGGGATTGAACTCCCCAGGAATGCTTCACAGCAGGTGCTACAGGGTGAACTCGTGAATTTTGAAAACCGCAGCCCTGGCGACCTGGTCTTCTTTGCCAGTAATGGCAAGGTGTTTCACGTAGGCATGTTAGCCGACCGCGAAAGGATCATCCATGCGTCAGGTGAAGTACGCATAGACAAGATAACCCCCAATGGTATTTTTCATAGTGATGAGCAAAGTCATTCAAACAATATATTTGCGATTAAACGTCTTTTCACCGACGATAATTAACCAGGAACCCGCTCCCGATATCATTTTTTTCAGCTTATATTGACTTTTTATGTATTGCCCCAGTGCTGCCGGGCGGCCAGCTATTAACCAGTCAGGGATGAATCACTGGCTTAATACCGAACTCACACAGCATTTGCCCGTCTGGCGTCACCCTGAAGCCGGCGGACCAAACCGAGTGTCTTGCACCCAACCCGCTGGTTGCCAGCAGCGCCTCGCCATCATGGTCCCGGTCTGCCGGAGGATTGTTTTCGTCAACCCGGTAATCCTGATGTGACAGCTTTTCTATGAACAGGTAAGAATCGGGGTGGAGGTTCTCTAAACCAATGTTTAAGGAGATCAGCTGTTCGTAGGCGATCTTTTCCTCCACATAGGCCTTAAACACATTTGCGGAGATTTTAGCTTTGTTGATCTCAATAAAGCGGTCAACAAATATCATGACCTGCTCACAGACCCGTTTTCGGTATTTGTCATCCGTATTGATCCTGTCCTGAAATTTTCGTTTTTTCTCCGGATCAAGCTGGCCGGAATTGAAAGTTTGAATAAAAGTCAATAGCTTTTTTGCAAAGAAGAACTGGTTAACGGCGATCCCACCTTTAATCACGCCGACTACCGACTTTACCAGGGGTATCTCTTTTAGTGCGGGGTTATCGATCAGGTCATCAATGAAAATTTCACTGTAATCCATCCCCAGATCGATGCCTGGAGTTAAAAGCTCATCGGAAAATTGGTGGCTCAGGCTTCTGTTTTCGTTGTGGTTTGTTGGTAAATTGCTCATTCGTACAAAAATAAACAATACACCGCATATTAGCGGTCGATTTTAGTGGTCAGGGTTCTGCCTGCAGGGTATCTTTGTACCCTGATAGTTTTTATCAGCCCGCGATGATTTAAATCCTGCTGCGATGCCAATTTGTGCCCTTTGCCATAAAAACGACGCCGATAAAAAAGGCTCCCACCTGATCCCGCATTTTTTGATGAAAAAAATTGACAATGTCGATGGCCGCCCGGGCCGTGAACTGGAACTGGGCTTTGAGTTAAGTGGCGGTTATGTAACGGGCTATTTCGGTAGTTCCGTCCTGCCCGAGCGCC is drawn from Mucilaginibacter ginsenosidivorax and contains these coding sequences:
- a CDS encoding N-acetylmuramoyl-L-alanine amidase — protein: MSTRIIINQPDESKRLNAGDVKFLIIHYTAGDYQRAKYIFEHPLEFDQVSVQFVLDLDGTIDELIPTSSGITYQANHCGASYWMQEDEILSGFNKFSIGVEIINPNGNLLDYTEQQYQSLLGLIKRLQEYYPNLRSASSILGHEQIAGFRGKVDPGVKFNWSRVFSECYGLESFERRGVVCVPPALIAIFESCLDLEPLATNRDANVNFWRLISATMEMSMSLLANGQSLPMVEHACRRKIAELTPK
- a CDS encoding C40 family peptidase — its product is MENKKFATAKLSVIPVRVMPSDTSELDTCLLFGEQVEILEEKGNWIKVSGLFDHYGGWVDSKQLSFVGDPPAVEKPVIAESLFAWAESKERRILVPRGAVLPNFHDGYLSLDGYNFKYDGKVYQEYDGACADRAITLAKDYLGVPYLWGGRSPFGIDCSGFMQVVFMLCGIELPRNASQQVLQGELVNFENRSPGDLVFFASNGKVFHVGMLADRERIIHASGEVRIDKITPNGIFHSDEQSHSNNIFAIKRLFTDDN